The genomic region TGCGCCGGGATGCCGTGCACCACGAGGGCCTCGCTCACCGAGTCGTCGGTGACCGTCGCGTGCGCCGCCAGGATCTCGCGCAGCTTCGCGGCGTGCGGCGAGCGCACCTTCACGTGGTCCTGGGTGGCGTCGGCGATGAACTGCTCGGTGGTGGTCTGCGCGATCAGCTGCCCCTTGCCGATCACGATGAGGTCCTGCGCGGTCTGCGCCATCTCCGAGAGCAGGTGGCTCGACACGAACACCGTGCGGCCCTCGGTCGCGAGCCGGTGCATGAACTGGCGGATCCAGAGGATGCCCTCGGGGTCCAGGCCGTTGACCGGCTCGTCGAACAGCAGCACCTCGGGGTCGCCGAGCAGCGCGCCCGCGATGCCGAGCCGCTGCGACATGCCGAGCGAGAAGCCGCCCGCGTTCTTGTGCGCGACCTCGGACAGGCCGACGATCTCCAGCACCTCGTTCACGCGGCTGACCGGGATCTTGTTGGAGACCGCGAGCCACTTCAGGTGCGAGCGGGCGGACCGGTTGGGGTGCACCCACTTCGCGTCGAGCAGCGCGCCGACCTTGCGCAGCGGCTGCTTGAGCTGGGCGTAGTGCTTGCCGTCGATCGTGACGTCGCCACCGGTGGGAGTGTCGAGGCCGAGGATCATCCGCATCGTCGTGGACTTGCCGGCGCCGTTCGGCCCGAGGAACCCGGTCACGCGACCCGGCCGGACGGTGAACGACAGGTCGTCGACGGCCTTGGTCCTGCCGTAGTGCTTGCGCAACCGCACTGCCTCGATCATGACCTCTCCCGTTCGGTAGAAGAATCGACCGGGACGCAGGCCTCCCCCGACGGATGGCCTGCGTCCCGCTCCCCCTTATTCGAAACCGGTCACGCGTCCCGGCGCTTCGCGACGATCAGCGCGACCACCAGCATCGCGACCGCGATGCCGGCGAAGTAGCCGAGCGAGCCCCATTCGCTCAGCTTGAAGTCGACTCCGGCACCACCCTGTTCCGGACTGTCCGCGCCCATCGACACGAAGTGGGTGGCGTTCATGAACGGCAGCCACGCCTGGATCTTCACACCGACCTTGGGGATGATCCCGACCAGGCCCTCGGCGAGGATCTGCCAGACGAGCAGGATCGCGACCGCACCGGCGGTCTGGCGGACCAGGATGCCGACGGCCACCGCGATGACCGCGCCGATGGCGTAGATCAGGCCGACACCGGCCACGTGCCGCCACTCGGCCGCGGTGTTGATCGCGAGGTCCGAGCTCGGCGTGATCAGCTTGGCGACGCCGACCGAGCCGAACGCGATGATCTCGCCCAGGATGCCCGCGATCAGCGCGACCACGGCGGCCTTGGCGACCAGCGCGGACGTCCGTCCCGGCACGGCGAGGAACGTGGCGCGGATCGTGTTGAAGCGGTACTCGGTGGTGACCGCGATCGCCGCCATCACCAGCACCACCGCGATGGCGAGCTGGCTGCTGCCGATCTGGGTCAGCCCCAGGGGCACCTGTCCGTCGGACGCCGCGGCGAAGATCGCGGTGAGGCCCACGCCCAGCACGATGGCGAGCGCGCTGCACCAGTACGGCGAGCGGGTCGAGAAGAGCTTGATTCTCTCAACTGCCAACAGGGTCATCAGACTCACTTCCCGATCTCTGCGTGGTACTCGACAGCATCGCCGGTCAACTGCATGAACGCCTCTTCGAGCGAACCGCGCTGCGGGCTCAGCTCGTGCAGCACGACACCGTTCGCCGCCGCGATGTCACCGATCTGGTCACTGGTGGCACCCGATACGGACAATGCCCCGTCAGCGCTGTCACGAACCGTGAAGCCCTTGTCGACGAGCAGCGGGCCGAGCTTGGACAGCTGCGGGCTGCGCACGAGCACCGTGTTGCCCGTCGAGCGGTCGATGAACTCCTGCGTGCTGCTCTGCGAGATCAGCTTCCCCCGGCCGATCACGATGAGCTCGCTGGCCGTGAGGGCCATCTCCGAGAGCAGGTGGCTCGACA from Lentzea guizhouensis harbors:
- a CDS encoding ABC transporter ATP-binding protein; amino-acid sequence: MIEAVRLRKHYGRTKAVDDLSFTVRPGRVTGFLGPNGAGKSTTMRMILGLDTPTGGDVTIDGKHYAQLKQPLRKVGALLDAKWVHPNRSARSHLKWLAVSNKIPVSRVNEVLEIVGLSEVAHKNAGGFSLGMSQRLGIAGALLGDPEVLLFDEPVNGLDPEGILWIRQFMHRLATEGRTVFVSSHLLSEMAQTAQDLIVIGKGQLIAQTTTEQFIADATQDHVKVRSPHAAKLREILAAHATVTDDSVSEALVVHGIPAQQIGEIAAENQIVLHELSPQRGSLEDAFMQLTKESVEYHAH
- a CDS encoding ABC transporter permease, whose product is MTLLAVERIKLFSTRSPYWCSALAIVLGVGLTAIFAAASDGQVPLGLTQIGSSQLAIAVVLVMAAIAVTTEYRFNTIRATFLAVPGRTSALVAKAAVVALIAGILGEIIAFGSVGVAKLITPSSDLAINTAAEWRHVAGVGLIYAIGAVIAVAVGILVRQTAGAVAILLVWQILAEGLVGIIPKVGVKIQAWLPFMNATHFVSMGADSPEQGGAGVDFKLSEWGSLGYFAGIAVAMLVVALIVAKRRDA